From Cardiocondyla obscurior isolate alpha-2009 linkage group LG09, Cobs3.1, whole genome shotgun sequence, one genomic window encodes:
- the LOC139105467 gene encoding uncharacterized protein — protein sequence MKTIWLKMNPSTVEQSVPCNHSSVIDRHRLSPKIMISNIDVRQLSTWPIEVRVVRVQSPTMFWVKLINDEAAHKEMLERMALRMRFAASQLILSPNEIIIGTLVAIREGSKWQRGIIEYVGATSITVNLRDWARTTERMPHECLRLESQFHEMRWQAIPCVLNGILPLRAQVWTEQEVVHAKIIMEKTQGWIIINDVLSDNAALVSYLRGGQTENVPMIDVSTLFIQIGIAKKI from the exons aTGAAAACAATTTGGCTCAAGATGAATCCTTCAACCGTCGAGCAgtcagttccttgcaaccactcatcagtaattgatcgtcatcgtttgtcaccaaaaatt atgatttccaacATCGACGTAAGACAGCTGTCCACTTGGCCGATTGAGGTACGCGTggtacgcgtacaatcacctACAATGTTTTGggtgaaattaatcaacgatgAAGCAGCTCATAAGGAAATGCTGGAACGAATGGCCTTACGCATGAGATTTGCAGCATCTCAACTGATACTGTCaccgaatgaaataataataggaaCTCTCGTTGCCATCCGCGAAGGTTCAAAATGGCAAAGAGGGATCATCGAGTACGTCGGTGCTACTTCGATTACTGTaaatcttcgcgactgggctcgcacAACTGAAAGAATGCCGCATGAATGTTTACGACTAGAGAGCCAATTCCATGAAATGAGGTGGCAAGCAATACCatgtgttttaaatggaatcttGCCTCTGCGAGCTCAGGTATGGACGGAGCAGGAGGTTGTGCACGCAAAAATCATCATGGAAAAAACGCAGGGATGGATCATTATCAATGATGTTCTCAGTGACAATGCTGCACTTGTTTCATATCTCAGAGGCGGGCAAACGGAAAACGTGCCTATGATAGATgtatctacattatttatacaaataggtattgcaaaaaaaatttaa